A genome region from Coregonus clupeaformis isolate EN_2021a unplaced genomic scaffold, ASM2061545v1 scaf1132, whole genome shotgun sequence includes the following:
- the LOC123481091 gene encoding myosin-10-like — translation MAQRSGQEDPERYLFVDRAVVYNPATQADWTAKKLVWIPSERHGFEAASIREERGDEVVVELAENSKKAMVNKDDIQKMNPPKFSKVEDMAELTCLNEASVLHNLKDRYYSGLIYVSRIEVLLFLT, via the coding sequence ATGGCACAGCGGAGCGGGCAGGAGGACCCGGAGCGGTACCTTTTTGTGGACCGCGCCGTGGTCTACAACCCGGCCACGCAGGCCGACTGGACGGCCAAGAAACTTGTATGGATCCCATCGGAGCGCCACGGCTTCGAGGCGGCCAGCATCCGTGAGGAGCGCGGCgacgaggtggtggtggagctggctGAGAACAGCAAGAAGGCCATGGTGAACAAGGATGATATCCAGAAGATGAACCCTCCCAAGTTCAGTAAGGTGGAGGACATGGCCGAGCTCACGTGTTTGAACGAGGCCTCAGTGCTGCACAACCTGAAGGACCGCTACTACTCTGGCCTCATCTACGTAAGTAGGATAGAAGTCCTGCTTTTTCTGACTTGA